The following is a genomic window from Malus sylvestris chromosome 7, drMalSylv7.2, whole genome shotgun sequence.
ATACAAGTCTATGGAAATTCGGAGTTTATTTACTTAGTAGTTTTAACGAGTTTATAAAAGTTTATAGAAATTCAGGTATTCATTCGGGTGTTTTTACGCATTGTTTTAAAAGAGTTTATAaaagtttttgaagttttttgaagGGGATGGATTTTAGTGGATTTGGAGAGATTTACCATACTTTAAGACTTTTGGCGCGAATTAATTTTTAGCCACTCAGTACACTTGTGAGTGAGGGGTTTTATGTTCGAATCTCATGAATGgggaattcgataccaaattaggttgcccattgtgtggctttgCCAAACTCCTCcctcctcttagtgtaaaatatatcgttatactaaaaaaaaaattatgtctcTCCCACCAAGATTTTGAGGAAGGACAATACTTGTATCCCTCATCGGAAAATGCATATATCTCACTCTTTGCAAACGACGTATCATCACctttcaatttttataattgaaactattcaatttcttaatctccatttgaagatcatagcagcaaaaaatcattccaaatggagatctttttttttttttttgcatgcaaTATAGAACAAATAAATGAGTATCAAGTAACATATTCATGATCAATCGctcatttatttgatacattcaGATGATTAAATAACTACTAATTCgagtgattttttttatatagacaatctttaaataaagattaagaaattgaaccaTTCTGATTATGAATACGTTATTCACAAGAAGTGAGATATTTGCATTCTCACCCTAAAATTTTATCAAACTCTATAgattttaaacttttttaaaattcttcaaaatttcaaataaatacacccctaattatatataataagGGTGTACTGTGGGCAGTGCGGGTAGTAATGTTTCTCTCATACATTGCGTGGGTGTTATAAATTGTATTTGGAGGGTACGTATTGAATGAGCTTGCAGATTTGGAAGTGAATGAAGTTTGAGGGAAAGGGAGGGAGGAGGGTCCCAATGTATTGACTCTTGCAAACtttgtttcaaaattttgtccCACATTCTCATTCACTTTTCTCTTTAGGAAGATATAAATGATGAACAGTGGTACGTTCCAATTCATTTACATCAATTTAAAAAGATGCTGCGTCATGCAGAACTTACTAGATCTGGGTAAATCTATATCACATGCAACGAGTTTAAATCTTTTGCATTCAAAATATGTGACTTCTTTGTGATTTATCTACTTAaatgatatgtttttttttttacttaatttatttttaatacatGGGATTCAAATGAAAAATCAAGATGTCAACAAATGAGATAAGTGAGGCTACATCGAATTTTGGGTACCTAAGATTTGAACTCATACGAAGCAGGCTGTCTGACCTAGCTAACCTCCCTTGCTATGAAATTAGAAATATACAAGTGTACTAGCATTGTGTAATTGTTATGTTGTACAGTTATTTTTATAAATGcccaacaacaaaacaaagattctgaaaagtaatttgattgaACTTTGAATACATCGGGAACTGCTGAGTGTCCTAGCATTATGCATTGTTATGTTGGTTTCAGTATATAAATGCCCACCAAACAAGAAGTTGAATTATAATTTTGTTGAAATTAGAAAACAAGTTTAATTTGTATAGTTTCGTTTTTTTGGTCACCAGGTGACCATAGATTTACGGTCACTCACGTTTATaccaaagattaaaattaaaacattaaaaGCACATTGTTTATTCTCCATTCTTGATATCAAATGCCTATAGGTAATTGACTATACATTTCCCTCATTATCAAGTCAGGAAAATAAGACATATAAAGGTTAATTACAAAAACGCATGAAATAAGACCAATCCATATAAACAAGCACATCTACAAGAATGAGTAAAGATTTCGTTTTCTTCTAAGGCCAACCTAAGAACCAGCTTCATATAGATTTGTCCAAACAGGTATGCAGAACATGCTATTTAAAGTAGTGCGGTTCCAAATTCTACGGTCAGATAGGTATGCAGTGTTCTACAGATACCATTACTATGTACACATATTTTACTGTTTTACATCAATATCAAGATTCCATGGGTGAATTGTAAGTAAAGGAAATGAAAAGAGGAAGGAtggaatacacacacacacatatatagagAGTATGTAACAAGAAGAAAGATTCTATGGCTTAACTTGTTCTGACTTAAACacagtaatatatatatatatatatagagagagagagagagagagagagagagagagagagagagaaaaggtttATCCAAAACTACTAGTACAAGGTCATATGTTAGACTCTCTCTACATAGTTTTATATTAAAGGTATGAAACGTCGTGAACATggtgaactcattcccctaattacagagagagagagagagagagagagagagagagagaggttgttGAGGGTGGTAAATGTGAAAATTGATGGGTGATAACCTACAATTGGACTCATATGGAGGAGGGAAGTAAATGTGATAAATCAAATTATAGGGTACACACAGAACCACATAAATGAAACGCGCACACTCCCATGCTATAACTTGCAATTACTTCCCTTCCCCTATGTCACTCACCCTTCCCGGCCACCATGCATTGCAATTTGCACAAACTTGCAGTTTCACACTGACGAGTGACGtattgtattttacttttgtgaACTTTTTCAGACAACTTAGACATTATGTACTGATTTAAGATGAACTTTATTGAACTAATTAGTTTTAACATATAGCAGCATGTTCGAACTTTCCAATTGCTTGGAGCAGGATGGGCAGGTTAATTGCATTAGCAGTACTCGAAGTTTAAATCCTAATGTTTAACCTAACTTATTTAATTCCTTATGACATGACTTAAGATTTCTCCTCCTTGGTTGtaatcctttattttatcgttTTGTCtctgaaataaaaaaacatattgCCGCGTGCAGAGttaaagagaagaagaagaaggtgtaCAATATGTCAATATCTAAGAATGGTTGAAATTGATTTGGATTTCATCGTAGGCACGGAGATGCCGTGTCTGAACGTACATTGAAAGCCTACATTTCAATTCGCccatataatattaatataattagGAAAACAAGTTGCAGATCGATTCTCTCAAATATATGTCCTCATCACCATCATCTGAAACTGGACCGGTCTCTCTATGGCTGCCTGCTGGCTGCTGTGGCCTGTTGTTGTGAGCCTGCAGGCCTGTcctttattcatttatttccGCTCTTTTCTTTCTCAAACACATGTATTTGTTCAATTTGTCCCATTTTACAGATTCCTATAATTTCTGTAATATTATAGATCGATATATTCGTACAAAATGTTGGGTATGAACTTTTGCCTAGCTATATAAAACAGTAGTTTAATGCAGACCCCATCATGCACCGAAAAAGAACCCAAGAAGACCAATTAAGCTACTTATATTACTGTATGTCTTAAACCGTGATTCTTAAACCCTAATTAATCCTAATTTGTTTCAGTTTAtatctaattttctttttaaattggtTAATGTTGGTACGTTTTCTGAAGTACGGATCATAACTAATTTATATCACTGTTGTCTATATTTATTTCAAGAACTAATTCCATCAgtatttatttagtttcaagTCAATGTTAGAAATATTAATGAACGATGAACAATTGACTAATGATGATGATCAATTCATCGCTGCCTCTCTGACCAACACTGGGATATATAGTACTATTGCTTTTGGGCGGAGAGGTCAATAGTTCTCAGAGGAACATTCAGCATAGATAACTAGAACAATATTCacacttcttttctttctccccTCCCGATAATGAAAGAATCAAAGTCCTTAAATTGATTCCTGACTTTTTAGAATTTTCTGCTGCCACCTCTGGTAAATTCACAATATTATTATGTCATTATTTTCAAATACGTATTATGCAACCCTACCAGTGCCATAAATTACTATAGACCATATTCATTCGACTCTGAAACATATTTCTACAAAAATTGAAAcaatctgaaaagaaaaaaaaacctaaaccctaatgcaGCTTGCACCGAAACCCTAGCTTATAACTTCACATACCCCCAAGGCCTAGGTTTTCCAACGTTCGGAacattgattaattaattgataCATTTGATTATAAATTGAGAAACCCTAGCTACCTGACAAGTTACTGTGTAATTATACAACATCAATGGTTTTGTAGTAACCCTAATGAATGACATATATACACCACGATTTTTGTCATCTTCCATTTATAGCAAGTTAAACTGAAGAATCCACATTACTAACAGGGAAAATCCCAATTTTACCCAAGTCGACAATTATttaatctgtttttttttttaatattatgtattcatataatttcttggGATTCTGTGTTCCATTGGTGCCTCCTTGATTTCTGTACAAGATCCACGCAGACATAAATCTAACGGTTGAATCAGAACCAAGAAAATTGAATAGGAAttaacctctctctctctctctctctctctcatgcacAGTACTGCAACCAAGCAAGCCAGAGCCAAAAGCCAAAGCCCATGCatgataaaaatgaaaaacagaGAGATGATGGTGATGGTTTAGTCCCTTTCACCTGAGCCTCTCTTATTTACTTCTTTTCGTATACTTAGCTACCACTACATATTCCATACATACTTTCTCTTGATCTTGACAATCCCTCCCCCCCTCACTTTTCGTCTTTTTGCCTTTTGTTAGCTTCttgttccttttcttttgttttttttttggccaaccAAAGCTATATATCCAGCCACCATAGATGGCCATGGAAGATCACGACCGTTCATCTGATTTTCTCGAAGAACATGAGCAGTACTGCTACAGCGATACCAATTGTAACTTGGGAACTCCGGGGGATGATCTTTTTAGCATATTACAGAGCTTAGATGATCATGGGTTTGGAGGAGGAGGCGGCGGAGTCGTAGACTTTCCTTCCCCGTTAGCTTCAGCACCATTCGATGATGACCAACTACTTGCTGTTTTTAGCTCATCACCAAAAGACCTCTCCTCCTCAGCTGATAAAACCGAGTTTGATGAAACTAACTCTCCACCCAAAACCAAGAGACTCAAGCTCTCATCAGCTGCCACCCCCACCGCCACTGCCACCACAACAACCACAAATTCTTCAGATCAGGATGGAGGGCGGATGTCTCATATAACGGTGGAGCGCAACCGCAGAAAGCAAATGAACGACCACTTGACTGTCTTGCGCTCTCTTATGCCTTGTTTCTATGTTAAACGAGTCAGTATCCTGCCTTCTATTTTATTTGGGTGATATTTTTGCAGTGACAAACTGCCAATAAACAATAACAGctcccattttctttttcttctttttttccggCATATGTTTCGTACCTTCACCATCAACCtcaaacttaaaagaaaaaagtagaAACACAGCACTATTGAGTATTAAGTTATTAACTAAGCATGAAGTGATTCAtcttatttaataaaattttccttgcaCCGTCGAtgtattcttaaaaaaaaaagaacaaacaaattattcttcttttttccaTCCTTTTTCAAATGcgtatgatatatatatatatatatgaattgttTAGTGCaattgtatgtatgtatatatatattgtacctAATTTTTTGGCTTAATTGATTCCTCAGGGAGATCAAGCATCAATCATTGGAGGGGTGGTTGATTACATCAATGAGCTGCAGCAAGTTCTTCAATCACTTGAAGCCAAAAAGCAACGAAAAGCATACAGCTGTGAAGTGTTAAGCAGCCCTAGGTTGCAGCAGGTTTCAAGTCCAAGGCCACCTGGTCCCTCACCACCAGTTCTCAGCCCTAGAAAGCCACCTCTCAGCCCTAGGCTCGGCGGCAGCAGCTTACCACCCATCAGCCCAAGAACTCCACAACCCACCAGCCCTTATAAGTCCACGGCAGCCAGGACAATATTGCAACAACCACAAATATTACCTGCAGCTGCTAATATTATTAGTAATTATCTGATTTCTAATCCAACAATGGCTGCTAGCTCATCACTTGAGCCATCCCCTACTTCTTCAAGTGCTACTTCCTCTATTAATAATAGTGTCGACAATCTGAACGAGCTTTTTGCCAACTCCAAGTCCGCCATTGCGGACGTGGAGGTGAAATTTTCCGGTCCAAATGTTCTTTTGAAAACAGTGTCTCCTCCGATACCCGGACAGGCTCTCAAAATCATTTCCGCTCTTGAAGACCTTTCGCTTGAAATTCTCCATGTCAGTGTCACCACCGTTGACGAAACCATGCTTAATTCCTTCACCATCAaggtattttattttcattttacttAAATACATGATTGATTAACTTTTTTACTTTCGTTAATAAGTTACTAGTTTTagatttggtttaaaaatattTGCTTAGCAAACCAACCCTGTCAGACTTTTGTATTAAAGAGATGTGCTACATTGGTTGCGGGTGATGTCAGCCATTGATGCATTGTGATATATCCACTTCTATTAGTAGTTGACAATCACCCCCAACATGATATTAGTGGCTAATAGACACCAACAACATCGTAATGTGTGTTAACTACCTGGAAATACAATATAAAAACTAAAGCAATCGACATATCTAAACCTTGAAATAGTAAAATGTTAAATGCATAGAGGGTATTATCACTTTTACCAGATCATATGATATGTAAATATATGTTTGCTAGCTAGCTAGTTGCCATGGACATCATCTCACATTGTACTATACTTGCAGTAATTTCATTTCATGTTTTACAGATAAATCAGCGATATATGTGTACTCCGTTGGACCGTACGTGTATGATTTTAAAAAGTGTTGAAAACTAGGGCATCTTTCACTTTCAGACATTGATTTTCTAGCTACCAAGTACAgatgtatatattaaaaaagggaTTGTTTGAATAATGGGGTGACTAAATTGTGATTTTATTGAAGCTAGCTGCTAATGATTGGTATGTgctttcttgctttcttgctaGATTGGAATTGAATGCCAACTTAGTGCCGAGGAACTCGCTCACCAAATCCAGCAAACATTCTGCTAATTGAGTCTCCTAGCTTGAGAATTTTATAGTGCTTCGAAGTATTTTAtacattgaaaattttaatcgtTAGATctttaattattatatttttaatcaaCGATCTAACAATTAAAAGTTCCAAAATATAGAATATCCCGGAGTACACTAAAATATCCCACGGTAGATATCATATTTCATCAGTCGATCAAAATTGCCCTAACTCCAACTCTCTATTTGTCTCTCATCTCCGAAATGGTGCTACTAAATAGAATGTGGAAAGCCATGCATTTTGCCATATTCTTATTAACCAATGTAATTGTAGATCAGTAAtaactttgttttacttttaGCTAGCCTAGCTAGGGTAACCCTTTGTAATTTTCAATTAAGCAATCTCAAGGTCTTATTTCATGTATAcatacatgcatgaattttaatttcacatttcttttttattaatgaaCGAAAAAGCTACATGTGGATGTGAATATATTGTCCATGCATGGATACTACTCCTTGGATCtgataattaatttccaaacaaGAAAGAAGGAAGTTATATAACTTCTTCTTGCTTCTACTTATggaaagtatttaattactAATGTTATATAATGAGACTTGACATTCTCCTATATAGCTAAGTCTTAAACATTATCATCTGGCATAACCAATTCACTTGTGCTATAAAACATGAATTAGTTTTAATGTTCCATAAAGTATAAACTCACTGTCACACATATTATTGTAAAACGCAAATTAATTTACATCGTGTTTACCCCTTTCTTTCAACttcatttttttgaaattaaatgatGGGTACTAGACTTCTAGTACTATAACCATTTGTTGAGAGTAGGTCAAAATCAAATGCAACGAAGACGAAGATGTGAGACCCTTATGTTATGTATCCATATAAAGATCTTTGCCTATAAGTTGGACATCGTTTTCCCTCCAAATCAAACTAAATTCTAGTTTGTAGCGCTAGGTGGCTCATGATTACCAAACCCTAAAAGAATAGACATGTATACAAGAACATTGTAACACACATCAATAAAGTGGGGCAAATTGTTACAAGTTCCATTGGTTTTTTTCATCTGAGATGCCTCTTTTGGTTAACAACATGTTTTGAGGCTGGGAAGTATATATTTGTATGCATACATTATTCGTCCTTCTATATGCAAAGTTCGAATCTCCCTGTAGTTTGGTTTAGAATAAAATATCCttcaaataaaaggaaaagagatACTGGGCCAAACCTAGCTACACTCTGCAATGGGCCTCTGCATGAGTCGATTTAGATATCACTCCTGATTCGGCCCTTAATAAAAaagatatagaaaaaaaatttattcagTTTGTTTATCTGAATAAAATTGGAAAAGTTacatctgttttcttttttccctAAATGGAACATATATCAAACAGCTTAACAGATGTTACACTACACAACCTTCTAATGTTTCTCACTGATGCTACGAAGAAAATATACCTAAAATTCAAAATgcttatttcaaattttatatGCTAATTAATTTCCCTCACTTTCTGTATTGTGGGAGCCTatgaaattaggaaaagaaCCCTGGACCGTCAAATGAGAAGTTGGGGAACAAGTGATCATCCTGACCAAATGGGAAATCCAAACCAACACTTGGAGAGTTGGCAGCTGAAGTTGCAGGCGAGATTATATCTCCACTCTGAAAATTTTGTTCAGCTCCAAAACCCTGCTGAGACATTGAGAAATAGTTTGTTCCTGAAGTTGTAGGTCCCGCAAAGGGAGGAGAAAAACTTCCCAGATAATTGTTGTTCAGTGGTGAGGGATTGTTGAAGGAGGGGAACAGTTCCTCGCTAATGTCTAACCCTTCACTAATGACTCTGAGGCCTTCCGGTATGTTTAAGAGCATGTTTTGTTGCGAATGTTGCTGATTTTGTTGAGATTCCACTAGGTTATTCTGCGGTTCCGTCCTTTCGGGCGGCAACGGTGACGGTGAAGGGGGAGTACTTGTGCCGGGAGAGGCTTGTGTACATGTGTGCCTTCCTCTGTATGTAATTTCGAAGATCGTTGGGTCTTCGTCGGAACGTTGGACTTGCTTTGTGGCAAAACAGTCCTGGACGTTTCGGTGAGTGCACCGGTAGTAGCCTCTGCCAAGGTGAACAAATCTAATGTTATGCACTTGCATGAAGTTTTTTGGTCGACGGTTCAGTTGACCAGTCATAAAGGGTAACAAATTGTTCAAATGATCAAGTCATGCTATCTTATATTTACTATATAGAGCTTCTTGTAATTTAACTTGTGTGGACAATTTTAGTCGTCATTATCTTACATGATTGTATAAGAAAGAAGAATACTCGTGAAATTGttgaatatcatttttctatctGTCTGTCTCATCACATGACAGTCATTTGATGAGAAAGATATGATGAAAATGACATAGAGATCTGGAATATACAATAGAGATAACTAAGTTTTCCTTGCCAGAAAGAGACTTGTTAATGTCATAGCAATTGAAGTATATAATTGTAGTTAATTTGAAGAAATGTATGAAGAAAATGTAAAGTCCTATACCTTGGATATCTGGCTCCAAGTATGTCCTTCTGGCCATACTTTCTCCAACTAAATCCATCATCAAGAGGCCCCTCAAGCCTCATACCAGATGAAACTCTTATTTGTTGTGTCCACCTTGGCAGAGTTTTCCTGCAACATTCACGAAAATTCAAAATGACCACCAATGAACGTCACCTTAAGTACGAAAACATAATCACGAAAATCTCTTTCTATATTAACCTCTTCCTAGAGGAATCTTTGTTGTCGTGGTCGGAGTCCTCACTCCAGGGGCTTCCATTTAGTGAATGGGGCGGAGACTCAACCATTCGAGTTGCGACATGACCTGTGGGCTGTTGTTGCTCACACCCTGAGGGTGAGCCGATAGAGTTCAGAATGGAGAGCGCCTTTTCGTACGATAGTACGATCTTTTGAACAAGCAGTTCCCGGGTTCCATGAGAGGAAGATGGAGCGTTGAGATCGATCTGTAGCTGCCTAGCCAGCTCCCTCCCTTGTGCTAGCTCATTTACAAGACTCCTTTGCTCCCAATGTATATTGCAGTTCTCCATCTGTTAACAGTAGCACATGAGAGATACAGGAACAAAGTTATCTGTCAAGATTTCGGGGTCGGGCCAACGGGAAATATAACAAAAACAAGAACTGGGTTTCCAATCGGAGACGGAAACAACCAAAACAAGAAGGGGGAGACAGATTTGTGTGAAGCGTAACTGCGTAACTAAGCTGAGTTTTCGTGTTTTGGATTCGTGTGTGTAATGACCGATTAGTGAGATGGGAAGAATCTGATGGTGGAAAATTGATgaggaaggagagggagagatggtTATGGGGATTTAAGGGAAGgttgtttttgaatcaaaagAAAGTGAGGGAAAGAAATCGAGAAGTTTGACTGAGAAGATCCGAGTGGAATTTCTTCATGGGAGACCAGTCTTTGGTCATAGGAATTAGGGGGTTCAAAGTTTAGAGCAAGAGGAGGAAGTCGAGTTGCTGACCGTTTCAGCCTTCATGTGCTTTTCCCTTCCCATAAGCTACAGCTAAACACCAAAATTATATATCTCAACATCTCACTTTGTgatttgatgattttgaataGGAGGGAAATGAAAGAGAGTCAACGACTAAGCAAAAGAGGTAGGAGGAAGACCAGAGAATCTTCAAACCTAGTTCCGCGTTGTTACTACTACAACCATTCTACTAAGTTaattacaaaattacccttgaatTTTAGTAGGTTATTTTGCCCCTTCCTTACGCTCTGTTAAACAGGAGAGGTATAGCTATGGTCAGGTATtctttgattatttatttttagtagaatgaattgttttttgacccaaaaactactaaaaaaacacatgttaaaaataatatttattatatCATGTTGCTTATTGTCGATTTTCCTGTAGTGAAACTTTTTTATGGTTTAGTCAGTTTAAATCGTCCTCActtttttcaaataatttttcaaaatttattatAATTGAGAAAATGGTTCTAAACTATAACAATAATTTAGAAGAAAGAGTTTCGAATCCAGAACACATAAATAAAAAGCTAACATTTTATCCATTATGATATTAGACCACATGTTCTCGTTAAAAGAGACTAAGCCAACCAAAATGATAGATTAGATTTGTTTGTTTGGCCCATTTTTTAGCATATATGCCTACTCTCAAACATAAGTGGACGCGTGCCAAGAGATGAAGAGCATTCTAGTCGTCACGTGCTACTCTATTAACGTTTGTAACAATACACTTTCTATCCTTAACAATCACACTTTTCAAAAGTTTATGAGCTAATttgagacaaaataaaaggaccaaaGCCGAAAACTCGAGAGTTTAGGGggcaaataagaaaaaaaaaagtgaaatacACATGACATCAGCTTCAAAACTTTGCTTACGTTAACCATGCAAATTGTTTAAGATCTCCAATATTGGAAGAGACAAGAGGCTTAGACCCAAAACCCAACACAAAACTCGATAATctaataatttaagaaaaattaatgaaaaatatttgaaaactttaagttttaacgataagaacaaaataaaaggtaaagtgaatattaTCAgggttgactttttagtgtaaaaatatgatttttcgttaaaataaatagtaccggaagcttttcgttaaagctcTCAATAATTTAATGGttgataatttgattaattaagtgttaaaAACAGTCAAATTGCCAAGAACCAGCTACTAGCTAGCGTATTTTTAGTGCCTTATTATTAGTGAAGAACGGTCGGTCGCGTAACATACTTAAGCTTAGTATAATAAtctttctttcctttaattGTGTTGATATTCATAAGATTTACGGAAAGTTAGAAACTAGGCAATTTTCCCAACTAAGAAAAAGCAAATAATTTAGTCTCCCGTCCTCACACGTTGAGCAAGCGAGCGTGTTGACAGTTGAAACATGGATGCATGCATGGTTAATTTGAACATGTTTTGTAACAAACAAGAGCACTAATTTTGTTTAGTATTTGATAAATAGGGAACTTTTAATCACTACGGAGTGCCCCGATGGTTGAGAATGAATTCCAGGTTTGTATTTCACACGGCCTGTTTTAGGTTAAATTCCTAACATCGGTAAATCATACGATGGTGATCAGAAAAAGACTGAAATGTCACTGTGAGTCTTTTCGGTCTCCAAAATAGTAGATTGGCTTGACGAAGTAATGAACTAatccctttaaaaaaaaataaacagggAACGTTTAAGATAATCAAGATTACACATGGGATATAATCATTAATTAAGTTCAAGTAGAATCTGTTTTTATGGAATATTTTATGTGGGATCTGATCGATCGGTTCTAGGTCAGATACGCAAAACTTCTTTTATTGTTATGTTTAAGCTAGTGTGACATTATTTTAAGGTTTGGAAATTGGAACTTCTAGTTCAGCCAACACGTTTTGTAAGGTGAGGTACCAACCCAAAAGattgaaaaacaaagaacaacttttaaacttttgttttgtttccttgttttatGGATATTGTTACCCAAAAGattgaaaaacaaagaacaacttttaaacttttgttttgtttccttgtaTTATGGATATTGAAAGTTGGAAACTAACAAAGTATCCCCCCCTAGATTTTTACCGACAAATCGTCTCATCATATCCATAGTTAATAGTCAAAATAGtagtatacatatattatatacaaATCATCTCATCATATCAATAGTTGATTTGATAAACAATAGTAATATTTAAGAATAAGGTTGTATCGTGATAGGTTGTTGAAATTGCACCTTCCAATTAAAATGGTAATTGAAAtagaaaattgatcaattccttaaAATGGGTCTTGCATAATAATTTAGTCATTCCACTAACTATCCGTTAACTTTCTATTAGTATGTTGATATGGCAAACGAATAGattctatttatttaa
Proteins encoded in this region:
- the LOC126627808 gene encoding probable WRKY transcription factor 53; the protein is MENCNIHWEQRSLVNELAQGRELARQLQIDLNAPSSSHGTRELLVQKIVLSYEKALSILNSIGSPSGCEQQQPTGHVATRMVESPPHSLNGSPWSEDSDHDNKDSSRKRKTLPRWTQQIRVSSGMRLEGPLDDGFSWRKYGQKDILGARYPRGYYRCTHRNVQDCFATKQVQRSDEDPTIFEITYRGRHTCTQASPGTSTPPSPSPLPPERTEPQNNLVESQQNQQHSQQNMLLNIPEGLRVISEGLDISEELFPSFNNPSPLNNNYLGSFSPPFAGPTTSGTNYFSMSQQGFGAEQNFQSGDIISPATSAANSPSVGLDFPFGQDDHLFPNFSFDGPGFFS
- the LOC126627807 gene encoding transcription factor SPEECHLESS-like; amino-acid sequence: MAMEDHDRSSDFLEEHEQYCYSDTNCNLGTPGDDLFSILQSLDDHGFGGGGGGVVDFPSPLASAPFDDDQLLAVFSSSPKDLSSSADKTEFDETNSPPKTKRLKLSSAATPTATATTTTTNSSDQDGGRMSHITVERNRRKQMNDHLTVLRSLMPCFYVKRGDQASIIGGVVDYINELQQVLQSLEAKKQRKAYSCEVLSSPRLQQVSSPRPPGPSPPVLSPRKPPLSPRLGGSSLPPISPRTPQPTSPYKSTAARTILQQPQILPAAANIISNYLISNPTMAASSSLEPSPTSSSATSSINNSVDNLNELFANSKSAIADVEVKFSGPNVLLKTVSPPIPGQALKIISALEDLSLEILHVSVTTVDETMLNSFTIKIGIECQLSAEELAHQIQQTFC